The bacterium genomic interval GTTGAGGGATAAAAACAGGCCATGGTTGGAGTTTTTACATTTTTGTCATTTCAGCGTTGGTTCTTTCAGGTAATCGCAATGGTTATTACCGCGCTGATGATTCCAGGTTTGAAAATAACCAGCATTTTAGGGCCAATGCTCGCGGTGTTAGCGCTGGCATTCATCAACACGCATCTGTGGAGTGCCGCTCTTTTCTTTCAGTTCCCGGATTCATTGTCATTTCATGCAATGCTTCTCTTGTGTGCTAATGCTCTTGTTTTTTGGATTTTAGTGAAGATCTTACCAGGCATCGAAGTCAAAGGCATCATCCCTGTGTTTTTAGCGCCAGTAGTATTTTCACTCTTATCAATTTTTATCGAAGCATATGGAGCTACAGTCAATTGGCCGAGGCTGGGAGCTGACATACTTGAATTGATATCCTCAGTGCGTGACTATTTTTTGCAAGAACAAAGTATTCCGACTGGCTCTTGATCTTTATGTCATCTTGTTTATCCACCCCAATTACCTGGCTGAATGACAACAATACTGGATTTGTTACCTCGACAACTCGCAGAAAGGTATTTTTTATCGATCGGCATGGAGTGGAGCGGCAAGGGACAGTAAAGACCCGGGCACTCGACATAACAGTCGGTGATCGTGTGCAGTTTTCAGCAGAGAAGGAAGAGTATCTCATTGAAGGATATGCGGAGAGAAAAAACTGCCTAAAGCGTCGTTATGGAAAGAAAATAAAGTACCTCTCTTCGAACATAGATCTGCTGGTCATCGTCACAGCTATCGGTCAGTTGTTCCAGCCAGGGTTTATCGATCGGGTGCTCTGTGTGGCGACTCTTGAGGGAATACCAAGTTGCCTCGTTGTCAACAAATTTGATCTCGGACTTGATGAGTACAGTACCTATCTTATCTCTGTCTATGAACAACTTGGAATAGAGGTGCTCACGACAAGTGCAAAGAAAGAGCATGGGATAGAGAGTTTATTGAATCGCTTAAGAGAGCCCAAGTTACAGGTCGTTAGTCTTGTTGGTGTTTCTGGGGTTGGAAAGAGTTCTCTTCTTAATCGATTGATACCGAAGGCTCAAAGGCCAACTCGAGAGGTGAGTGAAAAGTCAGGCTCTGGACGGCAGACAACATCTCAGGCTGAAGCATTTCATTATCGGGAGCATGATTTTGAGTCACGATCTCAATCAAGAGCGGACTTATTTATTGTAGATCTTCCAGGTGTTCAGAGTTTTGGAATTGGGAGCCTCTCGAGACGAGAACTACAGTCAGGAATGCCAGATGTGATGAATTATGCGCAAAAATGTGAGTTTAGCGATTGCAGTCATGTAGCGGAAGAGCGTTGTGGTGTAAAGGATGCTGTCGAGGCAGGGTTACTGCCAGCGTCTCGATTTGAGTCCTACATTCGTATGTTTGAGGAAATAGAGGAAAATCGAGAGTACTAAAGGATAATTGACCAAGGAGGCTATGCAAGAGGAAAAACAGGCGACAACGTGGCGCGAAGTGTTACACGGTGAAAGGCAGAAAAGATATTTTGCTGACTTAATAGCGTTTGTGGAAAATGAAAGAGCTTCGGGAAAAGCAATCTATCCAAGCAATGCAGATGTCTTTCGTGCGCTGTCGCTCACAGAGTTTGAGGAGGTAAAAATAGTGATACTGGGACAAGATCCCTATCATGGCCCCAAACAAGCGCATGGGCTCTGTTTCTCGGTGCCCGATGGGATTGCATTTCCACCGTCGCTTGAAAATCTTTTTAAAGAGCTTAAGGCCGATATTGGAATGGAGCGTCCCTCAAGTGGGTGTCTTAAAGGCTGGGCCCAGCAGGGGGTATTGCTACTCAATTCCGTTCTGACTGTTGAAGCTGGACAGGCGGGTTCCCATGCGAATCGAGGATGGGAGCGGTTTACGGATAGAATTATTGCAGAGCTCAATGAACGGCGTGATGGTCTTGTGTTTCTTTTATGGGGAGCTTATGCCCAGAAGAAGGGTTCAATGATTGACGGAGACCGACATACCGTATTAGCAGCGCCGCATCCATCACCGCTTTCAGCACATCGAGGGTTCTTCGGTTGCCAGCATTTTTCTAAGGCAAATGCTGCGCTTGAGCAATATGGAGTCGCTGCTATCGACTGGGAAGTGGGGTCGATGGATGGATAGTTAGCATGCTATTTTCTTTTCGGATGAACTAAAGAATACTCATAAGTGCTTAGGCGGATATCGCGGGAGGAGAACTATGTTTTTGGCGGGTGATATTGGTGGAACGTCAACACGACTCGGCCTGTATAGTTCTAGTGGTAACTACCTCTGTATCGAGGCACAGGAACGGTACTCCAGTTCGGAATTTGATTCACTTGAAGAGTCTCTGGAGCTTTTTGTAAGACAGAAGGGAGTCAAAGTTGAATCTGTTTGTCTTGGTGTTCCTGGACCCATAAAAAACGGGTCAGTTCAACTTACAAACCTGCCATGGCATTTTTCTGAGGACTCTGTCGCAAAGGTGTTAGGGATTGACCGAGTTCGTATCGTGAATGACCTCTATGCTGTATCTGCAGCGATTCCGCTTTTGGGAAGCAGTGATTTCTGTACGCTCCATGCCGGTGGCAATCAGTATGCAAAGGATCGTTTCTCGGTTCTTGCCGCTGGTACAGGACTTGGACATTCTTTTGCAGCAAGAATAAATGATACATGGCAAATTTTTGAGTCTGAGGGCGGGCATATTGATTTTGCGCCGCGAGATGATTTGTCTCTGGAACTTCTGAGATTTCTTTTTCAGAAGTTTAAGAAACGGGTGAGTTATGAACGGGTGTTGTGTGGACCAGGTATTGAAAATATCTATGAATTTCTGGGTACGCAATCTGATTATGCAGATGGTGCTCATCTTGAGGGAGAAGATTGTGCTCGACAGATAGCGGAAATAGGATTGGCTGGTGAATCTCGGCGAGCAGTGAAGACACTTGAGTTGTTTACCCGAATACTCGGTGGTTTAGCGGGCAATTGTGTTCTCTATAATTTATGCACGGGCGGAATATTTCTTGGGGGGGGGATACCTCCAAAACTGCTTCCAAAGTTACAAGATGGTGCTTTAGTTGAGGAGTACTTGAGGCAGGGGCGTATGAGTCCGATAGTACAAGACACACCGCTGAAGGTTCTGATTAATGACGGGGCTGGACTGCTTGGAGCCGCTGCACTGGCGAGAGCTCTCTGACAAAGCTGCTACGAGAGTGCTATCTACGGAGTTTTTGAGAGATATATGAGTAGGGCGACCGAGACTACCTCAAGACGAGAGCTCCTGTCTCATATTGCTAATTCTCAGGTAGTTGATGACGTCAGAGCGAGTAATAAGTCCGAAAAAGCAATCTCCTTCGGAAATCAGGGGAGTGTATCCTGAATCAAGCAGAGAGATGACATCATCGAGAGCCGCGGTGCGGGGAAGAGTCTTGAGTGTTGTTACCATGAAGTCTGAGACGGGCGCTAAAAAGGCTTCTTTGCTTTCTCGAGCCGCAAAGAGGATATTCTCCTCATCAATGATCCCGATAATACGACCATTTTCCATAACTGGTAATTGTGAGATATCGTACATTCTCATTCTGTTATGTGTCGTAGTAAGGGTGTCGTCTGGCGATACTGTCACTACACTGCCTTCATCAAATCGTCGGCTGATAAGATCTCGCAGATCACCAGTAACCTCTCTTTCCAATAAGCCGTTCTCGATCATCCAAAAATCGTTGAAAACTTTTCTTAAATATC includes:
- the glk gene encoding glucokinase, producing the protein MFLAGDIGGTSTRLGLYSSSGNYLCIEAQERYSSSEFDSLEESLELFVRQKGVKVESVCLGVPGPIKNGSVQLTNLPWHFSEDSVAKVLGIDRVRIVNDLYAVSAAIPLLGSSDFCTLHAGGNQYAKDRFSVLAAGTGLGHSFAARINDTWQIFESEGGHIDFAPRDDLSLELLRFLFQKFKKRVSYERVLCGPGIENIYEFLGTQSDYADGAHLEGEDCARQIAEIGLAGESRRAVKTLELFTRILGGLAGNCVLYNLCTGGIFLGGGIPPKLLPKLQDGALVEEYLRQGRMSPIVQDTPLKVLINDGAGLLGAAALARAL
- a CDS encoding uracil-DNA glycosylase, with product MQEEKQATTWREVLHGERQKRYFADLIAFVENERASGKAIYPSNADVFRALSLTEFEEVKIVILGQDPYHGPKQAHGLCFSVPDGIAFPPSLENLFKELKADIGMERPSSGCLKGWAQQGVLLLNSVLTVEAGQAGSHANRGWERFTDRIIAELNERRDGLVFLLWGAYAQKKGSMIDGDRHTVLAAPHPSPLSAHRGFFGCQHFSKANAALEQYGVAAIDWEVGSMDG
- the rsgA gene encoding ribosome small subunit-dependent GTPase A, which translates into the protein MSSCLSTPITWLNDNNTGFVTSTTRRKVFFIDRHGVERQGTVKTRALDITVGDRVQFSAEKEEYLIEGYAERKNCLKRRYGKKIKYLSSNIDLLVIVTAIGQLFQPGFIDRVLCVATLEGIPSCLVVNKFDLGLDEYSTYLISVYEQLGIEVLTTSAKKEHGIESLLNRLREPKLQVVSLVGVSGVGKSSLLNRLIPKAQRPTREVSEKSGSGRQTTSQAEAFHYREHDFESRSQSRADLFIVDLPGVQSFGIGSLSRRELQSGMPDVMNYAQKCEFSDCSHVAEERCGVKDAVEAGLLPASRFESYIRMFEEIEENREY